Part of the Henckelia pumila isolate YLH828 chromosome 2, ASM3356847v2, whole genome shotgun sequence genome is shown below.
tgtttttttaaaaaaatatcggtatacacggtatcataccgataccgtgtataccgatttttttccgatataccgaaataccgaaaattcaaaaatcgtatatcgataccgataccgaaaatttcaccgtaccgaaatttaaggtataccaaaattttcgatattttcggttttttttcggtacggtaaaAGCGGTATGACGGCATTTCGGTATTTTTTGTCAGTCCTatgtatgactatatatttaagacaaataaaaaataaaatgtgaaCAATATAATTGGAAGGAAGGAAGTATTActttattataaaatacaatattTTGTGGACGAAAGTCAACGAAGCAATATGTTTTTTTCTCGAACTTACTTTTTTGACTTACGCGTCCACCATCTCAAAGTACAGTatctcatcaaataaaaatttgaagaaaactaaaaaaaaatgttagctGTATACCTAATCGTGTATGTTTTTTCcctgccaaaaaaaaaaaaaaaactcaaatattAAATActcattttaaacatttaatGCAATACTAATTTTCTTATTTAAAATGTTAGATGCACACttgtacattttttttttcaaactaaGCTAATGACGTAAatcgcatgcaataaattagttcaaaaaaaatcaaacttttgACATTTGATCAAAGATTCACGTCCTCGACTAATTTAAAAACCTTGCGTAAAAACCTTGCGTGCTTTAGATGTTCACTTAATCGTGTATAAGTTGACTTACATTTAACTTACCTCCTACGACTATCATATACAAACTCGAATGTTAAATACTCGTTTCAAACAATTAATGCAATACTGATCATCTTTCTATTACTTCATTCGGGATGGTGTTTTTGAGAGGAGCCTTGTTTTGTCTCTGCGGCATCTTATTGCTCCACCGCGCTGCCGCCGTCAGCTCCACCGTAGCGGCCTTAAATGCAACGGATGCCGCCGCCGACACATCAAACATCTTAAAGGGAGATGTCATCACGAAGCCCGACTGCCCAAGTAAGTGCGGGGACTTGACAGTTCCTTACCCTTTTGGCGTCGGCAGGGGAAGCGGCTGCGGCTACCAACCCATATACGAGCTCAACTGCAGCGACGCTTTCGATCCGCCTCGCGCATTTATAGGCGACGGAAACATCCAAGTCTACGAAATCTCCGACAACCAAATGCGAATCTCCAACGTGGTGGCGAAGAGATGCTACGACCAATACGGAGCAGTGGTGCAATCGAACTTTGCTTCGTCTGGCCTCATCGGCACGCCGTTCAGCTACTCGGAGCTGAACAAGTTCATCCTCATAGGCTGCGACGATTTGTCTTTGATCAACGGTATTTCTGGCCACATCTTCACCAGCGGATGCGTTTCACTCTGCTCGCAAGCAGAGGATGTGGTGAGCGGCACCTGCTCGGGAGTCGGCTGCAGCCAGACTTCGGTGCCCAAGGGATTCAAATTCTATCTCACGGACCTCAGAAGCCTTAATAACCACACCGCCGTATCCTCTTTCGATCCATGCAGCTATGCTTTTCTTGGTGAGGCCAAGAGGTTCACTTTTCGAGGGGTTTCGGACTTCTCTGACCCGAATTTCGCTCAAAGGGTGTCCGCCACCGTCCCGATCGTGGTCGAATGGGTGATCGGGAACTCGACTTGTGCTGATGTTAAGGATTCTCCAGATTACCTTTGCAAGGGTAATAGCACTTGTGTTGATTCGGATACAGTGTGGGCTGGGTATAGGTGCAGGTGTCGAGATGGATACGAGGGCAACCCGTATCTTCAACCTTGCACAGGTATTGTAAATTACATTTCGTATAATGATTGCAGTTCATGACCATATCTTGAATGATTTCATGGTCTAAAACAAAAGTTTATGAAGTTTTGTGATGACCCTTTTGCAGATATCGACGAATGTGCGGATCCGAGCAAGAACGATTGCGCGGAGAATAGTTGCATCAACACACCTGGAAGTTTCACATGTTCTTGTCCAAAAGGCCAATCCGGAGATGGTACACGGGATGGGGAAGGTTGCTATGCTGTTAATTCACAGTTCCCTGTGCTCAAGGTCTCGTTAGGTAATTCGTTTCCAACGCAAACACTGGAGAGTGTTAAATTTACAACTTGGATTGCTAGTTAGCAAGGAAATCTTTTGTGTTTGTTAAATTTTAGTACAATCCAAAATTTTGAAGCCAATGACTTGTTCATTTTTCAACTTTAATATTCAGCAGAAGATCCACTTTTGGGCAGTTTCTAAACAAGGCAATAATCAtttattacaacatataaatTCCGTTTTCCTGAAATGCAGGTATAGTATTCGGGTTTTTATGTTTAGTCATCGCTGCAACTTGGATATTGTTCACCTTGAAGAAGCGAAAGCTCATGAAACAGAGGGAGAAATTCTTCCAGCAAAATGGAGGTTTCTTATTAAAGCAACAGATATCTTCCCGCGAAGGGTCCGTGGATTCCAGCAAAATATTCACGGCGGAAGATCTAGAGAAAGCCACAAACAATTACGCAGAGGACAGAATCCTCGGCAAAGGCGGATACGGCACAGTCTACAAAGGAGTCCTACCCGACAGCCGCGTGGTTGCTATAAAAAAATCTCGATTAATGGACGAAAGCCAAACAGAACAGTTCATCAACGAAGTGGTGATACTCACACAAGTGAATCATCGGAATGTCGTCAAACTTTTGGGATGCTGTTTGGAATCCGAAGTCCCTTTACTAGTCTACGAATACGTCTCCAATGGGACGCTTTATGACCACATACACTACAACAGGGGAACCACTTGGTTATCTTGGGACAACCGTTTAAGAATCGCCTCAGAAACAGCAGACGCCCTTTCGTATCTTCACTCAGCAGCGGCGATTCCTGTCATCCACAGGGACGTGAAATCCGCCAACATCTTACTAGACGAAAACTACACGACCAAAATATCAGACTTCGGGGCCTCCAGAGTGGTCGCCCTGGATCAAACCGAAGTCACCACGTTAGTCCAAGGCACGCTAGGATACCTGGATCCAGAATACTTCCACACAAGCCAACTGACAGAAAAAAGCGACGTCTACAGCTTCGGGGTCGTGATGGCAGAACTTCTGACGGGTAAAAAGCCGATCGACATGGATAGAAGCCAGGAAGAACGGAACCTGACGACGCATTTCATAATGGCCATCAAAGAAAACAGGCTGTTTCAGGTTCTTGATCCCCGAGTTATACGAGAGGGTTCCCTGGAGCAGCTCCAGGCCGTGGCTGATTTAATAAAGAGATGTTTGAACCTGAATGGAGAAGACAGGCCCACCATGAAAGAAGTGGCGAGGGAACTCGAAGGCTTAAGGAAGTTTAATCAGCATCCATGGGCGCAACAACCCGAGATTCACGAAGAAGAATCAGCGGGATTGATGAATAATGGTGGCGAAGCAAACGATCTTTACAGTATTCAAATGACTGCTTACAACAACACCACCACCACTGGTGATTTCTCTGGAATGTACAGTTTGGACAGCACCGGCCAAATGATGTTCCAACAGGTGAATCGGCCTCGTTGATTTTTGATGTATAGTATACGTGAAGTAATTAATTTGGATCAAGTTATTAGTTCTTGTTTTGATATTCGGGATTAAATAAAACTTTGTAGAATTTTACGTGCTTTATGATCGACATCTATTTTCTTAGCTTAATCTCATTTTAGTATAATATGTCAAACAACCGGCAAAAAATTAATAATCTATTTTATTGTGAAGCTTTtactgtcaaaaaaaaaaaaaacaaatatcgaTGAGGttcacatattttttttaaaagattaaaGATAAACGTTTGCGAACGAATAAAAATGAAGTCTCCGttgaatattattaattaatataaaaagagAGTGTAGCATAAATATGAAGTCTCCGTTGACCATTAATGCATTAACTCTCTTGGGACATGGCCAATTGACAAAAACAGATTTTCCTATTATTAAACATTGTTGACAAGGTCTCGAATCTATATATCTTTCATATAAAATCAacaatcttgtaaaatgatcgAGCTAGCGAATGTAATAACGaattttttctttgaaatatgaatttaaaTTGTCCACTAGTTGtgtaaaataatcatttttttaaaaatgcacATCGGAAATTAATATTTCTTTATCATAActctttaaaattaattaagatcaatcatatatatatatatgaatcttATAATTGTAGATTGTAAGAGTTCATGTCAAGGATATATCAtcttgatattttatttttgctagAAAGATTAGCGAATTAGATTGTCCACGACTTTAACTATAATGATTGTTTTTATGTCTGCTCTTATTATTTTGTATTCTGCTTTTATTTCGaatgtaattattttttatctaGTGTAATAatattactttatttttttaaaaaaatagtctTTCAATGTtatttaatatatgattataatCTTATAAAAAAGTTACATAATATATGTTAGTATAATTGGGAAAATTAAATTAGCATTCATTCATGTAgaaattcaaaaaacaaaacattatGCGTGTAAAATAAATTACATTTTAAATCTaatgttttcaaatttcatgcataaaactccttataaatgaataaatgttcatgattttttttaaaacactaTATGAGTTAAAATATACTACAAAACACACATGAGACCACATGTATTAGATAACAATTTTatgagataaatatttgatttgatctataaataaaaatatattaattttaatatcaaGTAAATTAATTTCCAGCACATAGACATGAACATGTGAGATATTCTCACGAATTAAACGtacttgatttttttaaaaaatggatgATATGCCGAGTGAATGTTCATTACCCACCCATGATATATATCTTTTAACCTATatctttaatttaatataatataataatatataaatatttgcaTACCGAGTCAACgaaattatgattattattattattggtgTCATGACTTGCACGCCACCATCCTCAAAGTAAGTCCACTCTCTCTGTAATTAAAtcaaaacattaaacatttcgTTTTCGAACATATCATCTCTCTACGACATCATTGTATGGGGATGGTGTTTCTGAACATTTGTCTCTGGGGCGTCTTTTTGCTCCGATGCGCCGCCGCCAGCTCCATCGTAGCGGCCTTAAATGCAACTGACGCCGCCACCGACACATCAAACATCTTAAAGGGAGCCGTCATCACGAAGCCCGGCTGCCCAAGTAAATGCGGCGACTTGACCGTTCCTTACCCTTTTGGCGTCGGAAAAGGCAGCGGCTGCGGCCTCCAGCCCATATACGAGCTCAACTGCAGCGACGCTTTCGATCCACCTCGGGCATACATCGGCAACATCCAAGTCTACGAAATCTCCGACAACCAAATGCGAATCTCCAACGTGGTGGCCAAGAAATGCTACGACCAATACGGCGCGTTGGTCCAGTCAAACACCGCCTCTTCCGACATCACCAACACGCCGTTCAGCTATTCGAAGCTGAACAAGTTCACCCTCGTAGGCTGCGACGATTTGTCTCTCATCACCGGCATTTCTGGCCATATATTCACCAGCGGATGCGTTTCACTGTGTTCTCAAGCAGAGGATGTGGTAAGCGGCTCCTGCTCGGGAGTCGGGTGCAGCCAGACTTCGGTGCCCATGGGATTCAAATTCTATCTCATTGGCCTCTCTGCCCTTAATAACCACACCGCCGTATCCTCTTTCGATCCATGCAGCTATTCTTTTCTTGGTGAGGCCAAGAGGTTCACTTTTCGAGGGGTTTCGGATTTCTCTGACCCGAATTTCGCCCAAAGGGTGTTTGCCACCGTCCCGATCGTGGTCGATTGGGTGATCGGGAACTCCACTTGTGCTGATGTTAAGGATTCTCCAGATTACCTTTGCAAGGCTAATAGTACTTGTGTTGATTCGGATACAGTGTGGGCTGGGTATAGATGCAGGTGTCGAGATGGATACGAGGGCAACCCATATCTTCAACCTTGCACAGGTTCAATATATCACATTTCATATAATGATCGATGATATCTCGAATGATTTTCATGGTCTAAAACCAGAGTTTATGAACTTTTGTGATGACCCTTTTGCAGACATCGACGAATGTGCGGATCCGAGCAAGAACGATTGCGCGGAGAATAGTTGCATCAACACACCTGGAAGTTTCACATGTTCTTGTCCTAAAGGCCAATCCGGAGATGGTACACGGGATGGGGAGGGTTGCTATTCTGTTAATTCACAGTTCCCTGTGCTCAAGGTCTCGTTAGGTAAATTTTAATCTTGCTTTGCTAGTAAGGAAGTCTTTTAGTACAATCAATAATTTGAAGCCAGTAACCTTGGTAATTTCCTTACATTATTCAGCAGAAGATCCACCTTTACTACCAAGCAGCTTCTGTTTTTGCAGCTAAATCCAGTCATTTTCTGATTTTCAAATGTTGTCTTGAAAACTTGAGAGTAATTTGAATGTTCTACGTTTCATTTATTACAACACAACTTCCATTATCCTGAAATGCAGGTACAGTATTCGGGTTTCTATCTTTAGTCATTGCTGCAGCTTTGATATTGTTCAGCGTGAAGAAGCGAAAGCTCATAAAACAAAGGGAGAAATTCTTCCAGCAAAATGGAGGTTTCTTATTAAAGCAACAAATATCATCCCGCGAAGGGTCCgtagattccaacaaaatattcACGGTTGAAGATCTGGAGAAAGCCACCAACAATTATGCAGAGGACAGAATCCTCGGCAGAGGCGGATACGGCACAGTCTACAAAGGAGTCCTGCCCGACAGTCGCGTCGTCGCTATAAAAAAATCTCGAGTAATGGATGAAAGCCAAATAGAACAGTTCATCAATGAAGTGGTGATACTCACACAAGTGAATCATCGGAATGTCGTTAAACTATTGGGATGCTGTTTGGAATCCGAAGTCCCTTTACTAGTCTACGAATACGTCTCCAATGGGACGCTTTATGACCACATACACCACAACAGGGGAACCACTTGGTTATCTTGGGACAACCGTTTAAGAATCACCTCAGAAGCAGCAGATGCACTTTCCTATCTCCACTCAGCAGCATCGATTCCTGTCATCCACAGGGACGTCAAATCCGCCAACATCTTACTAGACGAAAACTACACGACCAAAATATCAGACTTCGGTGCCTCCAGACTAGTCGCCCTGGATCAAACCGAAGTCACCACTTTAGTCCAAGGCACACTAGGATACCTGGATCCCGAATACTTCCACACAAGCCAATTGACAGGAAAAAGCGACGTCTACAGCTTCGGGGTCGTGATGGCAGAACTTCTAACCGGGAAAAAGCCGATCGACATGGAAAGAAGCCAGGAAGAACGGAACCTAACGACACATTTCATAATGGCCATCAAAGAAAACAGGCTGTTTCAGGTTCTTGATCCCCGAGTCATACGAGAGGGTTCCCTGGAGCAGCTCCAGGCCGTCGCTGATTTGATAAAGAGATGTTTGAACCTGAATGGAGAAGACAGGCCCACCATGAAAGAAGTGGCGAGGGAACTCGAAGGCTTAAGGAAGTTTAATCAGCATCCATGGGCGCAACAACCCGAGATTCACGAAGAAGAATCTGCTGGATTGATGGATGATGGTGGCGAATCAAACGATCTTTACGCGGCTTCGGCCAACCCGGCGGATCTTTACAGTATTCAAATGagtgcttacaacaacagcACTGGTGATTTCTCTGGGATGTACAGTTTGGACAGCACCAGCCAAATGATGTTCCAACAAGTGAATCGGCC
Proteins encoded:
- the LOC140879516 gene encoding wall-associated receptor kinase 2-like, with product MVFLRGALFCLCGILLLHRAAAVSSTVAALNATDAAADTSNILKGDVITKPDCPSKCGDLTVPYPFGVGRGSGCGYQPIYELNCSDAFDPPRAFIGDGNIQVYEISDNQMRISNVVAKRCYDQYGAVVQSNFASSGLIGTPFSYSELNKFILIGCDDLSLINGISGHIFTSGCVSLCSQAEDVVSGTCSGVGCSQTSVPKGFKFYLTDLRSLNNHTAVSSFDPCSYAFLGEAKRFTFRGVSDFSDPNFAQRVSATVPIVVEWVIGNSTCADVKDSPDYLCKGNSTCVDSDTVWAGYRCRCRDGYEGNPYLQPCTDIDECADPSKNDCAENSCINTPGSFTCSCPKGQSGDGTRDGEGCYAVNSQFPVLKVSLGIVFGFLCLVIAATWILFTLKKRKLMKQREKFFQQNGGFLLKQQISSREGSVDSSKIFTAEDLEKATNNYAEDRILGKGGYGTVYKGVLPDSRVVAIKKSRLMDESQTEQFINEVVILTQVNHRNVVKLLGCCLESEVPLLVYEYVSNGTLYDHIHYNRGTTWLSWDNRLRIASETADALSYLHSAAAIPVIHRDVKSANILLDENYTTKISDFGASRVVALDQTEVTTLVQGTLGYLDPEYFHTSQLTEKSDVYSFGVVMAELLTGKKPIDMDRSQEERNLTTHFIMAIKENRLFQVLDPRVIREGSLEQLQAVADLIKRCLNLNGEDRPTMKEVARELEGLRKFNQHPWAQQPEIHEEESAGLMNNGGEANDLYSIQMTAYNNTTTTGDFSGMYSLDSTGQMMFQQVNRPR
- the LOC140879515 gene encoding wall-associated receptor kinase 2-like translates to MGMVFLNICLWGVFLLRCAAASSIVAALNATDAATDTSNILKGAVITKPGCPSKCGDLTVPYPFGVGKGSGCGLQPIYELNCSDAFDPPRAYIGNIQVYEISDNQMRISNVVAKKCYDQYGALVQSNTASSDITNTPFSYSKLNKFTLVGCDDLSLITGISGHIFTSGCVSLCSQAEDVVSGSCSGVGCSQTSVPMGFKFYLIGLSALNNHTAVSSFDPCSYSFLGEAKRFTFRGVSDFSDPNFAQRVFATVPIVVDWVIGNSTCADVKDSPDYLCKANSTCVDSDTVWAGYRCRCRDGYEGNPYLQPCTDIDECADPSKNDCAENSCINTPGSFTCSCPKGQSGDGTRDGEGCYSVNSQFPVLKVSLGTVFGFLSLVIAAALILFSVKKRKLIKQREKFFQQNGGFLLKQQISSREGSVDSNKIFTVEDLEKATNNYAEDRILGRGGYGTVYKGVLPDSRVVAIKKSRVMDESQIEQFINEVVILTQVNHRNVVKLLGCCLESEVPLLVYEYVSNGTLYDHIHHNRGTTWLSWDNRLRITSEAADALSYLHSAASIPVIHRDVKSANILLDENYTTKISDFGASRLVALDQTEVTTLVQGTLGYLDPEYFHTSQLTGKSDVYSFGVVMAELLTGKKPIDMERSQEERNLTTHFIMAIKENRLFQVLDPRVIREGSLEQLQAVADLIKRCLNLNGEDRPTMKEVARELEGLRKFNQHPWAQQPEIHEEESAGLMDDGGESNDLYAASANPADLYSIQMSAYNNSTGDFSGMYSLDSTSQMMFQQVNRPR